Genomic window (Cololabis saira isolate AMF1-May2022 chromosome 10, fColSai1.1, whole genome shotgun sequence):
tttatacattttgatattgtgcagacctctgttaataaaggaacctgtgtgacatttggcacgaggctttgacttaaaactgactgtttttttaagggtttgcctcagaaaaaaatgaagctaacagagatgctatgctataatgctttgggggaaaccccaattatggcacagaaaaaatatcgatatatatcgagtatcgccatttagctagaaaatattgagatatgacttttggtccatatcgcccagccttaGGCTGAGaccatcttatttttttatttaacctttatttcaccaggaaacaaaactcattgagattaaaaatctcttttctcTGGACCTGCAGCCTTGTGCCGGTTCAGTCTCTCCACCTTCACCTGACTGCACCCACACCTGTGTATCAAAGGAGGATGGGAGGTCTGTTTGGCTCGGGgtgggagaggaggatgctgagcTTGTTTCTGAAGTGAACCTGTTGAAGAATGTGTTCAGGTCATCGACCTGTCCAGACTTCCATCTACCTGATCTTGCTTCTGCTTGAAGCCCGTGATCTTCTGCACACATCTCTTACGTTGTTCtgctagagcaggggtcagtaacccgcggctctagagccgcatgcggctctttagcgccgccctagtgactccctggagctttttcaaaaatgtttgaccttttttttccttttttttccttttttcttttttcccttttttctcttttttcttctttttttccttttttttcttttctttctttcttgaaattttgacttttttctcgacatttcgacttttttctcaatatttcgacttttttctcgagattgtgcttcaagattaatctcgacatttcaacttttttctcaacattttgacttttttctcaacattttgacttttttctcgaaattttgactatttcctcgacatttcgactttttttctcgacatttcgacttttttctcgaaatttgattatttcctcgacatttcgactttttttctcgacatttctacttttttctcgaaatttgattatttcctcgacatttcgacttttttatcgaaattttaacttttttcttgacatttcgacttttttctcgtcatttcgacttttttctcgtcatttcgacttttttctcgacatctcgacttttttctcgtcatttcgacttttttctcaacatttcgcctttcgccatttgccttcattctaaggcttatacaacacttttcattttcattcatttgcggctccagacatatttgttttttgtgtttttggtccaatatggctctttcaacattttgggttgccgacccctgtgctagAGCTTgttctccagcttcctccagcTTCTTTGACCTTTACTTTCATTTGTTTTAGTAGTGACCTCAATAACCGTCTTCCTCCCCGAAGGGTCTTTTCCAAACTTTTAACTTGCACTTGACTCTTGGTAGAGACGAATGGTTTGAGAGCAGCACCAGTTATGGGATGGCCAAGAATGACCTCTTACTTTAGAAGGTGGATCAGGATGACTAACAAGACCATCTACAACACTTGCGTGTTTGAAAGAAGCAGAGCCAGTGTAAAGTCTAGTTGGCTAAATCCATGGCaggacaaacaaaaacatgcaggcgGAGAGGAAATTTTTGAATAAGTAGGAAATGTCTTAAACTATCCAACTGAATGATGTCACGCATTTACCTCGAGGGCATAGTTTGTTGAAATAGTAATGTTTCTGGTTATGATCTCAGTGACAGCctgaaagaaacaacagaagtcTATATCACCTGTGTATGAGCGGTGCAGGCGTACCGCCGCCTGAATCCGGGGTCACAGCCAGTGTCCTCCAGACAGAAACTGGCCTTGTGTCCTTCAGCCACTTTACGCCCCGTAGCAATGTCCAGCAGGTCGTAATTACTGAAAGCATCCATACTGTGGTAATGCCTAAGAGTGTAAAATAgaatgagtatatatatatataaaaaaaaccctcaCCATCATTCTTAAAGTTTATCTGTaccaacccttccccccaccctcttgtcttttttttatttttttttattgttattgtaatgtctctttttttttgattatgtgaaatgtggtgttgttaacctttgttttttttttgttttttttttgtctttgtcttcattttgaaaaataaaaaattataaataataataaaaaaaaaaactgaaagcatCCATACTGTGGTAATGCCTAAGAGTGTAAAATAgaatgagtatatatatatatatatatatatatatatatatatatatatatatatatatatacccttccccccaccctcttgtctttttttatttaattttttttattgttattgtaatgtctctttttttttttgattatgtgaaatgtggtgttgttaacctttggttttctttttttatttattgtctttgtcttcattttgaaaaaaaaaaaaaataaataataaaaaaaaaaaaaaaaactgaaagcatccattatgtattaaaaaaacCTCACCATCATTCTTAAAGTTTATCTGTaccaacccttccccccaccctcttgtcttttttttattttattttttttattattattgtaatgtctctttttcttttctttttttttttgattatgtgaaatgtggtgttgttaacctttgggtttttttttaatttattgtctttgtcttcattttgaaaaaaaaattaaatataaataataataaaaaaaaaagaaactgaaagcATCCATACTGTGGTAATGCCTAAGAGTGTAAAATAgaatgagtatatatatatatatatatatatatatatatatatatatatatatatatatatatatatatatatatatattaaaaaacccTCACACTTGATTTTTCTCAAGGTGTGGTGGTGTTTTCTTGGCTTGCTATAATGATCCCAACAACATAACAAAGGTATTTTTACTTTGACTTTTTGGCTGGAGAACACTCACTGGTGACAACTGTGCCATTCCCACTGATATCTGGGCTTGACAGGCAGGAAGTCAGTGGTTCCTTGGTTCTTGACTTTCTGTGGAAATCGCAGGAGTACTCTGAAGTCAATGTCTCGAATGCTGGGTGCATAAGCCGACCTTGGATGAATCAGAGGGGAAACAAGGATAAGCTGCGCTGGAAAGTGCTGCTGGCTGGGCTCCCcagtctatttatttttttcatttaagcaACAGAGCGCAAAGGCTTTGTTCCACTGAGCCTCATGCTTTTGGGAACAACCAATCCAGAACATTTATGTTTTGGCGGGACACAATACTGGCGTATGACTATGCCATAGTAAGATCAGACAGTTTTTCGAACTCGTTCAACAGAATGGTAATCCCAAAACACAGACAACTTCTACTCAAATCCAGCGATTCTtatgaaaacacaaaatataGAAGTTGTGCCCAAATGAGCAAAAATAGGcttcagagaaagaaaaaatctgTCTGTGAGTCTACATGGCTGCATCACTGCCTACATGCACATACCAAACACTTGAATAACATTTGGCATCACAGATTACCTGGCCAGACAGTTTTCCTCTGCAGCACAGCGGAGTGCATACATCTGCATGCGCTGCACATAAGCACCTGCCTGGATGGCGTACGGGTCTGGCACAAGGTCTGGCAGTCCTGGGGGAAGGGGTTATAATGGaaaatgtcatttatttttttgatatCTTAATGCTGCTGGTTTATTCATGTTGACAACCACGCACTGTTATAAGCATTTTTGGGGCTAAACATCAGAGCAGATGTGTGAGTTTGTTGGCACAAATGCTTCACATTCCTTAGCTGTCATTCTGATGGCAGCTTTTCCAAATCTCTCCGCCACTTGTCTCTTTTATGTGAGTAGTTTAGCAAACAATCTTTAAAAGATTTCTCatcttaatttaaaataaaattgtgtttttatccCAATTTATGTACTTATTAGACTTTTGCCTCAATGTAAAGCCACATATAGCTATATTAGTGAAAAGTTAGGCCAAAATATGGTCAAGTCTGCATTAAACCAACGGTCTTATATACTTACAAACAGATTTTACTTTGTGCAATTTTCTTTTCCATTTATACTGGAAAATAAAACGTTTTATGTTCACTTGGAAGCTTGAATCTGGAAAACTTTTTTGGGGAAAAACATCACCTTCTCTGACTGCAGAAATGCATCAACAAAATATACATGCATCAAAATCAATTTcccttaataattaataattaataaagtattttgaattaaattgaattgaattgaaatttgaCTGCTTATAATAGTTCTTATAATTaagtcacacaaacacacaggactgtTTGCTCTTTATCAGAGGACATGCTGCTACACTGTTTATATCTATACAGTTGTTATGAGTAAGGATTGCTAACAGAGGCTTTCGGCAGCAACAGCTACTCCAACTTATGCAAATCAATGTATTTTGTCTacagtcagtacgtgcacatgcagcgattcaaactggttggagatcatttgcacacatcgtactgacttttaaactgcatgtgaacaccttaagtcagtcaagtaatctgatcagactggattcatcaacccgcttgcagcacctagataagccagtcgcaaccgccttgttaatgccatgtgtacggagacatggatattacagtctgcgcatgctcgagaatttcccccgggtggggtgttcccccgggggaggggattcacctggaagtgaaaggagacgacgcagGACGCAACGCTGCCCAGTAGTagctccctggggtgtcgtgtgactgcttcaggggtgtcgtcaaaatatttcctattctgacatttcatatataaatactgtattttcgcgaccatacgggcgccgtgtgaaaaggcatagccgcagtcttgtgtcatatttctgtatttaaaacacacacggcgcaccgaccgaaacggcacacacacaacacacacacacacacacacacacacacaagcacaggagtgtgcgtatttaaaaatacagcgggagcaaaactttgtttgattgtaggctactttatttcagtttttacattaatcaaacccattaagtctcatcctctgtttctgcattaaagagctccgctaaatcagctgtgccagtccgaattactcgctgtcagagtcacgttccgtgccgtgcggtgcctcggaaatgcacgcttttgcaaaagctcgcaaaataatcccagcagacacgttagcccacgcatcaacaatcaatctgcaaactgtggcataaaaaaaacaaaatacgccgtaccctacgccgtaggctgcgtctatttaacgcggacctaatgccgcgttccatttatcctcggaagtggggatttcccagtccccagtcggaattttcaactggaacgcccctcgaagtggggtttcccactgggaaagtgggagagtcttcaccacccccgagttaccattccaagatggctgccattcccagttcccacttccgatttctgaggtaaatggaacgcggcataaactccggagccggcagaaagaaatctctaaatttcggagcaaatttcttaacaggcgtagctacaactgttagatttcatctattaaaccaacatcttcctaaatgatttatttcagccggcgtgattctcaacagagcagcgtcccagagagagtttctctcccggggctgacgcagcagcctgaaccggcggacacgtctcttctcgggctgtgagctgaggttgctccccgggggcggcggctcttctcatctccgaaaacatcgggtcaaatttcttaacaggcgttatttggataaactgagccccggttgcggatcttaaggttacctttatacctgaaaaaatattaaacttaataaagtgcaatattaacagcgctacagctgaaattaaaacagcttttggctctctgcttcctgatcaggttagggatgaaaacgagggggagtaggagaaatgggacaggcacctgggccaagtgccctagatctcaagtgccctaaaatctcccccttcttttttaggggttagggaagaaaagaagtgcgagtggagaaaagaagggcgagtgaaggagaattgggattggcccttagaatgcactttttccttgttgttaagcggaggtcaaccggaagtggctctttgttgaaatggttaccatggttacctcgggtacagcgccacctagcgtcacggagtcagccatgctctggttacagtggtttattcaatctgattcagtctgatctcagaacagcatgtgtgatcagataagttgatccaatcttctgcatgtcattatctgatcagatctccaaccaccttgaatcgctgcatgtgcacgtactgagtgTGACATCATTCAGGTTGAGTTCTGACTTTTGAGTTTAATGGAACACATCATTAAGTCCGGCTTCCAAATTAGTGTCCGCTGTCCTTATCTAGTTTCTATCATTTAAATCCCAGTGTTTTGATTTTAAAGCAGAAATGCAATTAGTTATTCACAAAGTTTCTTGTCATGGAACCACAATCACCTAAAACCTTCTGATTTTATCTAACCTTACAAACTGGTGTTGCATGTCTGAATCTTCACACCTTGTGTCATTTTCTACTACAgtccaaaataaacaaaacagagCGTGATAGAGTCACgtttacattttcacaccaTGTCCTGCTGGAGGAGGTTGAAGCAGATGATATCAAGTCAGTTGAGATCTTCATCTTTAACACTAGATgtcaccagtactcgagttgtaaaaaaaaaatcagggggaatggtgaattttatcatatggggacagataatttgtgctgattacaaataatataatatattacaaatgatAGAActcaccaaaacacctgcagaaatactgcaggaatgacatagcagcagttaaatgcagcctcctgtaagctttaaatatccactgggcttacatcaaatacatcaaaacacaacaataaaaaacagttttctgaacttatcaatatgactctgtccttcacaggataagtaaaatggatcactgcaaaaactcaaaataagaatatttgtcctatttctagttaaaatgtctaattttagtaaacaaatctaattacacttaaaagaagactcatcattggaaaaaacaacaattttcacctgtttcaagtagattttcactggaaataagtagaaaaatctgccagtggaacaagctttttttgcttgtaataagaagataaatcttgtcccactggcaaattttcctacttatttcaagtgaaaattgacttgaaacaggtgaaaattgtcaaataacttatttttctggtgttatttttctggtgatgactctaaatgttgaaatagcagtaaaaccacattcattaatgaaatgacataagggatggaaaggggggatggcagttttacaggggggatgattttgaccgtttttatttcaggggggacgccatcccccctcatcccccctcaactcgagtactggatgtcACTGAATCCACTTAAGACTGCGCCTTTAATACCAGGTTTCATACATTTGAATTATTGAACTCAATCTAGATTTCACTCTGAAGCAATTAGACTAGGGACCATTAAAAGAGATAGTGTCAAATATAATATTATTGTAGGCTAATCATTTCTTTCAACTGTTCACAAAGACATGCATCCCGCTGACTTGGAAGAAAAAAGGTGAGCCTGTATTTTTTATCATTGCCaaactaatataaaatgaaaaggaTAGTTAATTTACCATTTTGGAAATAGCTTGTTCCATACCCTGTGCCAGGAGGACGGCGCGTCCGGGCCACTGACCTGCCTCTTGCTGGATGCATGTTGTAGAAAACTGAATTCCTGTGGGTTTTATACGGGTTTCGAGGGTCGTCGTTAACCATGCCCTCCCCAGCAGCATCCATACTCCGAGCCGGGTATGAATCTGCAGCCCCGGAGCCGGTCTGCCGGCCCAGGGGGTTTGCTGGGGACGCAGCTGGGGACGCAGCGGGCTCCGAGCGCGCAGGTTGCCTGGAGACTTGAGGCATCTGCTGGCTCTGCGCGCCTGCACGGCCTGGCCCCGCTTCCCTAGTGCGCTGTCCCACATTAATATCCACACCTTCTCCCATTCTTATGGAGTTTGAAGAACTGGAAGTGTTGTGGTATTGAACAGTGAAGCGCCGCGCCCCTGGGTAACCCGCAGATCCTGATCCGTAGGCGCGCTCGGGCCCCTGCCGGGCCCCCGATGGGCGGCCATGGCCGGACGGTCTAACACTGCGCTCAGCAGCAAGATGTCCTGGCGTGTGGGCATGGGTAGCATCTCCCCTGCTGCTGACATAAACCCTCGAGTGGGATCTGGACTGGACAGAGGGCTGGAACTCCGACCCCGTGCTCAGTAAGCTGTAAACCTGCCCGTTGTTCTGCCACTGAATGCGGTGCCGCCAGGGGCCACCTGCGCGCTGCTGCCCCAAGATGAGTGGAAGTAGTCcttggaaaaagtaaaaaaagtaaaaaatcaaAAGTGAGCATTTTGCCATGACAATAAACCTCGAAAAATATCCCGGCTGTTCAATAAATGTTACATAAATCACGCCCAAAGATGATGGTGCAGAAGGTGATGCTTTCTGAAAAGCTGGTGAAAGGCAGGGATGCTCTTTTTAATTTCAGCTCTTACGCACCACATGCCACTTCTCAGGAGGTTCTAACAGCTGGATAGGAGGgctgaaaccttttttttctgctcattTATCGAATTCAGCCCAGTTTCTTTCGTAAAGTCAAACTTCTAGAAAGAAAGTTTAACCCATCCTTTGCCGTGGAAGTTCTGTTACACAAGAGCGTTTGCTGAGTAAACTTTACGCAGGGGTGTAAACTGCTGTCAGTCAGATACCGTTCAATTCCCAAAGGAAGTGTTTGCATACtagtaaaaatgtttattttgcattATTGGTTTTACCATAAACACTAAAAGCTAATGCACATCCTTTCACGAGTCATCAAAAACCCAAAACTGTTTATTTTAgtgcataagaaaaaaaaaaactttacagaATATGTCTGTTCAATGTGTTAATATTTCATAGAATCCCCAATAACTTGGGAAAGATTTGAATATCGTTATGACCTCACACAGTTAGAGACATTCACCACATGGCGGCAGTCTGCATTCAAGTAAGAAACCACCCTGCACTCTAATGGATAAATCTAATGGGCTAAGGATTTTATTCTACCCTGTTATCCATCACCCTTTCATGCACGACAAAGTGATGCTAAAGCAGCTCATTCAATTTATCTTTTGTTTCAACCAGAGTATTATTGCTCAGAACCAACTGTTTCAATGTTTCATTCAATGTTTCCCATGTTTAAGCACCTCAAAGCCTTTTGAgttcaaatattttattcaaccaaaGCATTTTTCCCCCCACGGGAATATTTACTGCTGTTGGTCATTTTCTGAATGCAATATCACATTCTCAATCAAGATCTCACCATCTGGAACTGGAGTGGAGCTGCATGCCGGGTCGGCGCATGCGCAGCGCGCATTCAAGGTTCAACAGCAGTGAGACAAGTTTTATCTGCAGtttatatttcatccagcgcTGTATTATCCAAGTTGAGGTTTTTTTAAAGGTGCATCACAATACTTgtaattttaatcttttttatatTAAGTCTCATGCTGTAGAAATATATGGATATGATGTCCCTTGTagacagagccggattaaataaatggactacactaggcagactgtgatttttgggcccccctccatcgatgttatttatgaattgaaatcttaaacttaccaaagttactaataaaagttaattcacattttacatagcatagtcatagtcaagttggttctttgtattccaaaataagtcatgtgttgtatattaaacagtctatcagactattttttgatttttattatttatacgttattacaccactctattaaatgctatcaaattatccttatcttatcgattgcgagtatcattgttaaggtattagtaccagtaaatcaccaataggtgtcagcattgctatgtaaacagagtaaaataagataaatgttttaagctattgcattttgcagaaaatcttaattaaatgtgttaattaaattgaatagttaaataagaagtcaaatctacaaagaccaataaaatttgccgtaagacaaagtgtgctgtagtatgtatgtttgtatgtgtttatgtatgtatgcgtatgtactgtatgcgtatatatatatatatatatatgtgtgtgtactaaatatagtaataatgcacatatatatatatgccttaggtttttaccggcatggtatcaaccattaatatgtgtgcagacaaaaaaaaaaaaaaaaaaaaatgtgtccctCTGTCTAGGCCcctcccctgtcaatcgggccctaggcacatgcctagtttgcctttgcgttaatccggctctgcttgTAGACACCTCTGTCTCTATCCAAACTAATGGTATCTGACCCAACTTGTGGATTTACTGCCTTTTTTATAGCATCCAATTCAAAATGAAGATTTAAATTTGAGAGAAAAATTATAATTCAATGTGCCATTAGTTTTTCTTTGTACAATTTGCAACTGGAAGTTTTATATAATTTCAAATAATTTATCTGTATTTCTATTTAGACTTTTGGTGTAACCTTCTGAGTCCATATCAGTTACTGATCATTTTTCTAGGTGGGGAGCTTGCTTGAAATGTGTCCCAAACACACCCTGATGTGCAGAGATCAGTTTTCATTCTCTCTCAGATGAAGTATCACAGCGTGCTTCCTCTGCCTAATAGGGCATCAGCATGAGCCGTTTTATTTTAAGCCACAGAAACCTCCCATTCGTCCAGAGTCCAGCGCCGCCCTCTCCGTGTTGGTTCCTGATTTATAAGAGGGGGGAGATCCTGAGCACTGGTTTGGCACAAGACTTCTCAAGCAGGACATGTAATCCACAAAATATAGCCAGTGAGTATTGATGTTGCATTAAGTCTTTCTTGTGTGTTTGACCTGAACGTAAACAAATCACAACAAATGTTGCCACAAAAAATAACTTTTACTGTAAGTTATTAATGTTTGGAAATAAACAGTAATAAACAGTTTCTAATTGTTTTCATGGCACACCgacagcggcagcagcagcagcaacagatcACTCTCTGAGTGAAAGACTAATTATTTTACACTGAAATGATCTTATCCCATGAATCTAGGTATCCAGCGCTGCTCACAACTTTGCTTcttgtgagaaataaagaagatGATGGTCTTAACATGGTTTTACTACAAGAAACTTCCCCTGCATGGAATATACCTGTTATCTTTCCTTGAGGCCACACACTGCCATTCTGAGGATTAAAATGATAAATCCAGAGGGTTTACCACAGATCATGGGGAGAAAATACAGGTGAGCTGCTGGAAATGTGTTGTAGAAATTAACATTATTAAACCCTGCTGCTACGtggatattttgtttttgttgaaaatgaaaATTGCAAATAAAAgtggtttatttttttcacatctAGCCAGAATTAGAATAGAATGACAGATGAATGATTGATGATTTGATGGAACATCACTGGGTTTCTTGTGACACATGCTCATCTCTGACTAACCTTTGCAAGTATCAGCCTGGTCAGCTTTCATCACATTTCAGCTTTGAGCAACATGCTGCTGTGTCAGTCTTCATGCTTGCGTTCATTACCACGTGCCAATTTAGAGTTgaagcttttaatgtgtgaacTCTTGAAACGGTTTTATATAGATCATCTATAAATCTAGTCTCTTGTTGAGGCACTGCCTCTATTTGAGGTCTTCTTTTGACCTTAAACCCCTTGATTAGTAGAAAGTAAAAACATGTACAAATGTACTCTCTGTGAAAAACAGTTAAGACATGCTTTACTGAGTGATAGcattttctatttcttttatatatactTTAGCAACAACTTTGATTATTAAAGGAAGtgttaaaaatattttatttcaatgtaatatataataattttaaaaaataatcacaaaacaaagaattacaCACTGACAATAAAAACACTATTTTAGATGGCAGGGTTTATTATCTTTGGATTTATTATCTATAGATTTTTTGTCTCTTTACTGCAAACTAGAATAAACTAGGTTTAATTTTGTCCTTGCTTGTAAAAATCCAGACTGTGTAGTCAAAATCACAATTCTGCCTCCTtcaaagtaatgtaactagtttaTGAGTTTAATGTTAAAGTAAATATTAATTAAACAAGTATTGTATAAGTATAATGCATTGATCAGATTATATCAAAATAGTTTTTTGAGGTTAAGCTAAAGAATATTTGGACACTTTGGTAGCTTGAAGGACAACTACAAGGACGAGGCCGACACAATCACATTCAAATATCAAATCATATCGTCCTGTAGGGAAACATCAACACTGGCGGGGCCTGTTTAAATGATAACATAAAAGATACTTTATcaaatacatctttattgtGGATGTTGTGAGTGAATTGTGACCGTCAGTTCTTAATTGGTAaagtataataaataaatactcaaAATGTCCTCATCACTGTTTCAAATTACACCAATGTGTTATATAAACTGTTGATGACATATGTATACACCTATATAAGTTTATAAGTGCAAAAGCACAGAAACATCAACTCCAAAAAAGAGATGTTTGCACTTGTTTGCGCCAGTGAGACTGCCATAATTATTGCTATCCTTGTTTCTCTGGCATAACCACGGGTGTCCACATGGCTCGGGGGTCCTCACCCACTCAAACAGGTGGTCTGGTGATCATGCGGCCATTTACCTCGTGTGTAGCGGCCTCTGTGCCCTTAAATGGCCACCCCAGCTGTACATGTGGGGGTTTCCGTGGAGGCGATTGACGTGGGTGCGCATGCCTCCCGCGTGGATCTCACCTTACTGGGTGGTGGTGCGGCAGGAACTGGCCCCTGAGTGGGGTATAGAGCTTTAAGTGGGTGTGTGGCATTCAGTAGTTGGCCGTACATTTGAGAAATATGTTTCCCAGACCAGACACCACAGACGCTTATAGCCTAAATATAAAGCAGCAGAACGACAACTATCTGCTCCAGGCCAACTGTTGGCATGTAAAGACTGAGAAATGCATCACAAGACCCTGAAGCTCCCCCTGACTCACCCCTGTCGGCCCGGGACCGAGGTGGTCAGTCGTTCTTTACCCAGAGTCAGATACAGAATGAGGGGAATCACGCAACGACATATATGTGTCAGTCATTTCTTGGttcaaaaatgatgaaaaaacatACTTCATGGTACATGATACTTCATACTTCCCCTGGTTTTTTATTGTGAAAcaccaataaaaatggaaatacaCCCGTCTCCTCTCATTTCTGTGCAGACTCATTTCTGTTCTGACCAAGACTGTTGGTTAAACACTAGAAATGAATTTAACTTCTATGCACAGGTGgaaacagtactcgagttgtaaaaacaaatcaggggggatgatggattttatcacacggggacagataatttgtgctgattacaaataatataatatattacaaataatagcagtgaccaaaacacctgcagaaatactgcaggaatgacatagcagcagttaaatgcagccttctgtaagctttaaatatccactgggcttacatcaaatacatcaaaacacaacaataaaaaacagttttctgaactt
Coding sequences:
- the LOC133451857 gene encoding protein-lysine 6-oxidase-like gives rise to the protein MAKCSLLIFYFFYFFQGLLPLILGQQRAGGPWRHRIQWQNNGQVYSLLSTGSEFQPSVQSRSHSRVYVSSRGDATHAHTPGHLAAERSVRPSGHGRPSGARQGPERAYGSGSAGYPGARRFTVQYHNTSSSSNSIRMGEGVDINVGQRTREAGPGRAGAQSQQMPQVSRQPARSEPAASPAASPANPLGRQTGSGAADSYPARSMDAAGEGMVNDDPRNPYKTHRNSVFYNMHPARGRSVARTRRPPGTGYGTSYFQNGLPDLVPDPYAIQAGAYVQRMQMYALRCAAEENCLARSAYAPSIRDIDFRVLLRFPQKVKNQGTTDFLPVKPRYQWEWHSCHQHYHSMDAFSNYDLLDIATGRKVAEGHKASFCLEDTGCDPGFRRRYACTAHTQGLSPGCYDTYAANIDCQWIDITDVPPGNYILKVMVNPNFHVVESDFSNNAVRCDLTYTGVYVQTRNCRITRG